Proteins encoded within one genomic window of Sphaerotilus montanus:
- a CDS encoding MarR family winged helix-turn-helix transcriptional regulator translates to MDNVNHSGGAEPEHVLELIHTVMHQVRSQQYQVLRDGPHTITHMETKVLGFFGRHPGATQTDLAQHSGRDKAQLARLIKGLREQGLLDAQADTVDRRSVRLALTAQGRAVLDALEQASAHLAVQAVAGLSAEEQGQLLALLQRVRQNLAAPKG, encoded by the coding sequence ATGGACAATGTCAACCATTCGGGCGGGGCTGAACCCGAGCACGTGCTGGAGCTGATCCACACGGTCATGCACCAGGTGCGCTCGCAGCAATACCAGGTGCTGCGCGACGGGCCCCACACCATCACGCACATGGAGACCAAGGTGCTCGGCTTCTTCGGGCGCCACCCCGGCGCGACCCAGACCGACCTGGCCCAGCACAGCGGGCGCGACAAGGCGCAGCTCGCCCGGCTCATCAAGGGCCTGCGCGAACAAGGACTGCTGGACGCGCAGGCCGACACGGTCGACCGGCGCAGCGTGCGGCTGGCGCTGACGGCGCAGGGGCGCGCGGTGCTGGACGCGCTGGAGCAGGCGTCCGCGCACCTGGCGGTGCAGGCGGTGGCGGGTCTGAGCGCTGAGGAACAGGGCCAGCTGCTCGCGCTGCTGCAGCGGGTGCGGCAGAACCTGGCGGCGCCAAAGGGCTGA
- a CDS encoding PQQ-dependent sugar dehydrogenase has product MSSSNVLAQIVALAGSAAIRWRRRQGPAPAQAVGTAPTIPEARPQGRMPTLKMPTARGWAPGQKPVAAAGLQVNAFATGLDHPRWMLVLPNGDVTVAEACFLPGEVNSLFDHAMVSTMKRAAATGISPNRITLLRDTDRDGVAETRETFLSGLSQPFGMALLGETFYVGNTDGVVAFPYTPGALRIHATGRPVASFKPGGHWTRSLLPSPDGRTLYAGVGSLSNIAENGFEVEQGRACIYAIDLATGRSRTFAAGLRNPVGLAWEPTTQALWTVVNERDGLGDETPPDYLTSVRDGGFYGWPYSYWGGTVDDRVPQDAAAVARAIAPDYALGGHTASLGLCWMPAGTLPGFPDGMVIGQHGSWNRSTLSGYRVLFIPFAGGKPSGPPRDILSGFLAPDESVSYGRPVGVTIGADGRSLLVADDVGNAIWRVTAA; this is encoded by the coding sequence ATGAGTTCGTCGAACGTGCTTGCCCAGATCGTTGCATTGGCCGGCAGTGCCGCCATCCGCTGGCGCCGCCGGCAAGGCCCGGCGCCAGCGCAGGCCGTCGGCACCGCACCGACCATCCCCGAAGCGCGCCCGCAGGGCCGCATGCCGACACTGAAGATGCCCACCGCCCGCGGCTGGGCGCCCGGCCAGAAGCCGGTGGCCGCCGCCGGTCTGCAGGTCAACGCCTTCGCCACCGGCCTCGACCACCCGCGCTGGATGCTGGTGCTGCCCAATGGCGATGTCACCGTCGCCGAGGCCTGCTTCCTGCCGGGCGAGGTCAATTCGCTGTTCGACCACGCGATGGTCAGCACGATGAAACGCGCCGCCGCCACCGGCATCAGCCCGAACCGCATCACCCTGCTGCGCGACACCGACCGCGACGGCGTGGCCGAGACCCGCGAGACCTTCCTGTCCGGCCTGAGCCAGCCCTTCGGCATGGCACTGCTGGGCGAGACCTTCTACGTGGGCAACACCGACGGCGTGGTGGCCTTTCCCTACACGCCGGGCGCGCTGCGGATCCACGCCACCGGCCGGCCCGTGGCCTCGTTCAAGCCCGGCGGCCACTGGACCCGCAGCCTGCTGCCCAGTCCGGACGGCCGCACGCTCTACGCCGGCGTCGGCTCGCTGAGCAACATCGCCGAGAACGGCTTCGAGGTCGAGCAAGGCCGCGCCTGCATCTACGCCATCGACCTCGCCACCGGCCGCAGCCGCACCTTCGCCGCCGGTCTGCGCAACCCAGTCGGACTGGCGTGGGAGCCGACGACGCAGGCGCTGTGGACGGTGGTCAACGAGCGCGATGGCCTGGGCGATGAAACCCCGCCGGACTACCTCACCTCCGTGCGCGACGGTGGTTTCTACGGCTGGCCGTACAGCTACTGGGGCGGCACGGTGGACGACCGCGTGCCGCAGGACGCCGCCGCCGTCGCGCGCGCCATCGCCCCCGACTACGCGCTCGGCGGCCACACGGCGTCGCTCGGCCTGTGCTGGATGCCGGCCGGCACGCTGCCCGGTTTTCCCGACGGCATGGTCATCGGCCAGCACGGTTCCTGGAACCGCAGCACGCTCAGCGGCTATCGGGTGCTCTTCATTCCCTTCGCCGGCGGCAAACCGTCCGGCCCGCCGCGCGACATCCTGAGCGGCTTCCTCGCGCCGGACGAATCGGTGTCCTACGGGCGGCCGGTCGGCGTGACGATCGGGGCGGATGGCCGCAGCCTGCTGGTGGCCGACGATGTGGGCAACGCGATCTGGCGGGTCACGGCCGCCTGA
- a CDS encoding ferritin-like domain-containing protein, translating to MVLDLKALEGAKRSLDQGAVTPHYGPWRTDIIQLLNDALATELVCALRYKRHHFTAQGLASPKIAEEFLVHANEETEHADLLARRIVQLGGKPDFSPDSLTRRSHAAYDDSEDLTAMIRANLIAERVAIEAYSQMVALIGDKDSTTRRLIEDILSAEQAHAEELRDWLSA from the coding sequence ATGGTGCTGGACCTGAAGGCCCTCGAAGGAGCGAAGCGCAGTCTGGACCAAGGCGCGGTGACGCCGCACTACGGACCTTGGCGCACCGACATCATCCAGTTGCTGAACGACGCCCTCGCCACGGAACTGGTGTGCGCACTGCGCTACAAGCGCCACCATTTCACCGCGCAGGGCCTGGCGTCGCCCAAGATCGCCGAAGAGTTCCTGGTGCACGCCAACGAGGAGACGGAACACGCCGACCTGCTGGCCAGGCGGATCGTCCAGCTCGGCGGCAAGCCGGACTTCTCGCCCGATTCGCTGACGCGGCGCAGCCATGCCGCCTATGACGACTCCGAAGACCTGACGGCGATGATCCGGGCCAACCTGATCGCCGAACGGGTCGCCATCGAGGCCTACAGCCAGATGGTCGCGCTGATCGGCGACAAGGACTCGACGACGCGCCGGCTCATCGAGGACATCCTGAGCGCCGAGCAAGCCCATGCCGAAGAGCTGCGCGACTGGCTGTCGGCCTGA
- a CDS encoding tRNA-uridine aminocarboxypropyltransferase translates to MPHAVARLRATCLATSPTRPHLDRGEPRKARCPRCRLIPSHCLCALQPVVPTRAGFCLLMAAFEPLKPSNTGWLVADVVPDTLAFAWSRVAVDPVLLALLDDPQWQPVLVFPAEFAAPERVVTELPPTGPEGGAGARPLFILLDGTWSEACKIFRKSPWLNRFPVLSLHPDQLSRYRLRRSTHAHHFCTSEVATLCLAMAGDTHAAQVLEAWLDVFSSRYLRARQSVPADLDDAAHQRLRALCP, encoded by the coding sequence ATGCCCCACGCCGTCGCCCGCCTGCGCGCCACCTGCCTCGCGACCAGCCCCACCCGCCCGCACCTCGACCGCGGCGAGCCGCGCAAGGCCCGCTGCCCCCGTTGCCGCCTGATCCCGAGCCACTGTCTGTGCGCGCTGCAGCCGGTGGTGCCGACCCGCGCCGGCTTCTGCCTGCTGATGGCCGCGTTCGAGCCGCTCAAGCCGAGCAACACCGGCTGGCTGGTCGCCGATGTCGTGCCGGACACGCTGGCGTTCGCCTGGTCGCGGGTCGCCGTGGACCCGGTGCTGCTGGCGCTGCTGGACGATCCGCAGTGGCAGCCGGTGCTGGTGTTCCCGGCCGAGTTCGCTGCGCCCGAGCGGGTGGTGACCGAGCTGCCACCCACGGGGCCGGAGGGCGGGGCGGGCGCGCGTCCGCTGTTCATCCTGCTGGACGGCACCTGGTCCGAGGCCTGCAAGATCTTCCGCAAGAGCCCGTGGCTGAACCGGTTTCCCGTGCTGAGCCTGCACCCCGACCAGCTGTCCCGCTACCGGCTGCGCCGCTCCACGCACGCGCACCACTTCTGCACCTCGGAGGTGGCCACGCTGTGCCTGGCCATGGCCGGCGACACGCACGCGGCGCAGGTGCTGGAAGCCTGGCTCGATGTGTTCAGCAGCCGCTACCTGCGCGCCCGGCAGAGCGTGCCGGCCGATCTGGACGACGCCGCGCACCAGCGGCTGCGGGCGCTCTGCCCCTGA
- the rsgA gene encoding ribosome small subunit-dependent GTPase A produces the protein MKLIELGLDHGLAGPASELAALELSPARVTAVDRSRYLVRNGEGEVPAELTGKLLHLAESSVDLPCVGDWVGVRYRDAGTQASIHSVLPRRSFLRRKAAGRDVEFQMIAANIDAAFIVQSCHFDFNIPRLERYLVMARDGHIEPVVLLTKTDLIHPEALERLIGQIRRVAVDAQVVCVSNVTGEGVDQVRALMAPGKTYCLLGSSGVGKTTLINRLLGDGDLETREVSHTGEGRHTTTRRHLILLANGALLIDMPGMRELGLLGAGVGIEETFADLAALAGQCRFPDCTHDSEPGCAVRAAVERNEISEKHLRNYLKLRKESAFHDLSLTERRNKDKAFGRFIHTYKKHKGGPDQD, from the coding sequence ATGAAACTGATTGAATTGGGTTTGGATCACGGGCTGGCGGGCCCGGCCAGTGAACTGGCGGCGCTGGAACTGTCTCCGGCCCGGGTCACCGCGGTTGACCGCAGTCGCTACCTCGTGCGTAACGGGGAGGGCGAGGTGCCCGCCGAGCTGACGGGCAAGCTGCTGCACCTGGCGGAGTCTTCGGTCGACCTGCCTTGTGTGGGCGACTGGGTGGGCGTGCGCTACCGTGATGCCGGCACCCAGGCGAGCATCCACAGCGTGCTGCCGCGGCGTTCTTTCCTGCGGCGCAAGGCTGCGGGGCGGGATGTCGAGTTCCAGATGATCGCCGCCAATATCGACGCGGCGTTCATCGTGCAGTCGTGCCACTTCGATTTCAACATTCCCCGGCTCGAGCGCTACCTGGTGATGGCGCGGGACGGCCATATCGAGCCCGTGGTGCTGCTGACGAAGACGGATCTGATCCACCCGGAAGCGCTGGAGCGCCTGATCGGGCAGATACGGCGGGTGGCTGTGGATGCCCAGGTGGTCTGCGTGAGCAACGTGACGGGCGAAGGCGTGGACCAGGTTCGCGCACTCATGGCGCCGGGCAAGACCTATTGCCTGCTGGGCTCATCGGGCGTGGGCAAGACGACACTGATCAACCGTTTGCTGGGCGACGGGGATCTGGAAACCCGCGAGGTCAGCCACACGGGGGAGGGGCGCCACACCACCACGCGGCGCCACCTGATCCTGCTGGCAAACGGGGCGCTGCTGATCGACATGCCTGGCATGCGAGAACTGGGCCTGCTGGGCGCAGGCGTTGGCATCGAAGAAACGTTTGCCGACCTCGCTGCGCTGGCGGGCCAGTGCCGCTTTCCCGACTGCACCCATGACAGTGAACCGGGTTGTGCGGTGCGTGCGGCGGTTGAACGGAACGAAATCAGCGAAAAGCACCTGCGGAACTACCTGAAGCTGCGCAAGGAGTCGGCGTTCCACGACCTGTCACTGACCGAACGACGCAACAAGGACAAGGCATTCGGGCGTTTCATCCACACCTACAAGAAACACAAGGGGGGCCCGGACCAGGATTAG
- a CDS encoding 2TM domain-containing protein has protein sequence MHTAHVNVHAPAALDTPEARLQQQARRRVKLKMGFFIHALVFTLVNLGLLTLHAVTGGERGLHMPLWGWGLGLAIHGTVVFTRLHTQGLRDRMVAREVERLRDHG, from the coding sequence ATGCACACCGCCCATGTCAACGTCCATGCCCCGGCCGCCCTGGACACCCCGGAAGCACGGTTGCAGCAGCAGGCGCGCCGCCGCGTGAAGCTGAAGATGGGGTTTTTCATCCACGCGCTGGTGTTCACGCTGGTCAATCTGGGGCTGCTCACCCTGCACGCGGTCACCGGCGGCGAACGTGGGCTGCACATGCCGCTGTGGGGCTGGGGGCTCGGTCTGGCGATCCACGGCACCGTGGTGTTCACCCGCCTGCACACCCAGGGGTTGCGGGACCGGATGGTGGCCCGTGAAGTCGAGCGCCTGCGCGACCACGGTTGA
- a CDS encoding IS3 family transposase (programmed frameshift) — protein MTWTTNVTNTKRRVFDASFKLQIVQMIRSQGLGIGEVCRDMKLGETAVRRWLAQADAEQLGQPGIGKPLTAEHQRIRQLEAENKQLRGDVEVLKKAFGLLCPGTAMSFKLVGQLQEKAAVVEQVCRVLGISRSGYYAARRRSRMQPAVCEASVQLKAAFAASGGAYGSRRLRTAVASRGIVMGIYRVRRLMCQHGLRSTWKRKFVHTTDSKHALPISPNVLARQFNPTRPDQAWVADITYIRTRSGWLYLAVVLDLFARKVVGWAMAPDMQAGLVCRALQLAIVQRQPAPGLIVHTDRGSQYASAAHQALLARHGLVGSMSRKGNCWDNAVMERFFLNLKMERVWQRDYANHAEATSDIADYIVSFYNSVRLHSTLGNLPPNAFEHQSAITQPIGLCEIT, from the exons ATCACCTGGACAACGAACGTGACGAACACGAAACGAAGAGTCTTTGACGCGAGCTTCAAGCTGCAGATCGTGCAGATGATCCGGTCGCAGGGCCTGGGCATTGGCGAGGTCTGCCGGGACATGAAGCTGGGCGAGACGGCGGTGCGGCGCTGGCTGGCACAGGCCGATGCGGAACAGCTGGGGCAGCCTGGCATCGGCAAGCCGTTGACGGCGGAGCACCAGCGCATCCGCCAGCTCGAAGCCGAGAACAAGCAACTCCGGGGCGACGTAGAAGTTTTAAAAAAAGCAT TCGGCCTTCTTTGCCCGGGAACTGCGATGAGCTTCAAGCTCGTCGGGCAACTGCAAGAGAAGGCCGCGGTGGTGGAGCAGGTTTGCCGGGTGCTGGGCATCAGCCGCTCGGGCTACTACGCGGCCCGCAGGCGCAGCCGAATGCAGCCGGCGGTGTGCGAGGCCAGCGTGCAACTGAAGGCGGCATTTGCGGCCAGCGGCGGGGCGTACGGCAGCCGACGGCTGCGCACGGCGGTGGCCTCGCGTGGCATCGTCATGGGGATCTACCGCGTGCGCCGTTTGATGTGCCAGCATGGTCTGCGCTCGACGTGGAAGCGCAAGTTCGTGCACACGACCGACAGCAAACACGCGCTGCCGATCTCGCCCAATGTGCTGGCCCGACAGTTCAACCCGACGCGGCCCGATCAGGCCTGGGTCGCCGACATCACCTACATCCGCACGCGCAGCGGCTGGCTGTATCTGGCGGTGGTGCTGGACTTGTTTGCGCGCAAGGTGGTGGGCTGGGCGATGGCCCCGGACATGCAGGCCGGGCTGGTGTGCCGGGCGTTGCAACTGGCCATCGTGCAGCGCCAACCTGCGCCGGGCTTGATCGTCCACACGGATCGCGGCAGCCAGTACGCCAGCGCGGCGCATCAGGCGCTGCTGGCCAGACACGGCCTGGTCGGCAGCATGAGCCGCAAGGGCAACTGCTGGGACAACGCGGTGATGGAGCGCTTCTTCCTGAACCTCAAGATGGAGCGCGTCTGGCAGCGCGATTACGCCAACCATGCCGAGGCCACGAGCGACATCGCCGACTACATCGTCAGCTTCTACAACAGCGTGCGTCTGCACTCCACACTGGGCAACTTGCCACCCAATGCCTTCGAGCATCAATCGGCAATCACACAACCTATCGGGCTGTGCGAAATAACTTGA
- a CDS encoding alpha/beta fold hydrolase, producing MTPSATASSSPAPADEDLASQALPGHGIPSQDPDPAAQTALDPQDARREANSVLMGGGVVAGMATGAAIGVAVAGPLGVVVGATLGAVAGALGGAAAGAAEAPADSVHLHIDDSGGGGRPVVLIHGWPLSAEAWAPQVSVLRAAGYRVVAYDRRGFGRSDKPESGYGYDTLADDLQRVLDQCGLQDVTLVGFSMGGGEVARYIDRSGESRLHSVVFASAVPPCLMQSADNPDGPLAPDVAQRKKQALRDDRGAFFEQFTRDFFSAQGVLQVSEAQRGAALALCHQSAPHAALACMDAFSTTDFRGDLKKVTVPTLVIHGDADAIVPIEASGLRTHRAVHNSQLVRIAGAPHGVNVSHAPVFNEALLAFLQR from the coding sequence ATGACCCCATCCGCCACCGCATCGTCCAGCCCCGCACCGGCCGACGAAGACCTGGCCAGCCAGGCCCTTCCCGGCCATGGCATTCCGTCGCAGGACCCCGACCCCGCCGCACAGACCGCGCTCGATCCGCAGGACGCCAGGCGCGAGGCCAACTCGGTGCTGATGGGCGGCGGCGTGGTGGCGGGCATGGCGACGGGCGCTGCCATCGGCGTCGCGGTCGCCGGCCCGCTCGGCGTGGTGGTCGGGGCCACGCTGGGGGCGGTGGCCGGTGCGCTGGGGGGCGCGGCGGCTGGAGCGGCGGAGGCGCCGGCGGACAGCGTCCACCTGCACATCGACGACAGCGGCGGCGGTGGCCGGCCGGTGGTGCTGATCCACGGCTGGCCGCTGTCGGCCGAGGCCTGGGCGCCCCAGGTGTCGGTGCTGCGGGCGGCCGGCTACCGCGTGGTGGCCTATGACCGCCGGGGCTTCGGCCGCTCCGACAAGCCGGAGTCCGGGTATGGCTACGACACGCTGGCTGACGACCTGCAGCGCGTGCTGGACCAGTGCGGCCTGCAGGACGTGACGCTGGTGGGCTTCTCGATGGGCGGCGGCGAGGTGGCGCGCTACATCGACCGGAGCGGCGAGTCGCGCCTGCACAGCGTGGTGTTTGCCTCGGCCGTGCCGCCCTGTCTGATGCAGTCGGCCGACAACCCCGACGGCCCGCTCGCGCCCGACGTGGCCCAGCGCAAGAAGCAGGCGCTCCGGGACGACCGCGGCGCCTTCTTCGAGCAGTTCACGCGGGACTTCTTCTCCGCCCAGGGCGTGCTGCAGGTCAGCGAAGCGCAACGCGGCGCCGCGCTCGCGCTGTGCCACCAGTCCGCACCACACGCCGCGCTGGCCTGCATGGACGCGTTCAGCACGACCGACTTCCGCGGTGACCTGAAGAAGGTGACCGTGCCCACGCTGGTGATCCACGGTGACGCGGACGCCATCGTGCCCATCGAAGCCTCGGGCCTGCGCACCCACCGCGCCGTGCACAACAGCCAGCTGGTGCGGATAGCCGGTGCGCCGCACGGGGTGAATGTGTCGCACGCGCCGGTGTTCAACGAGGCGCTGCTGGCGTTCCTGCAGCGCTGA
- a CDS encoding VOC family protein has protein sequence MALSAACRCLLDAVHRAPGDYPMGQEGDVLTVEFTVMGIPCIGLNGGPIFPHSEAFSFQVATDDQAETDRLWDAIIGNGGQASQCGRCKDRWGVSWQITPRALIAAISDPDPAAARRAFGAMMGMGMGMGKIDVAAIEAAR, from the coding sequence ATCGCCCTGAGTGCCGCCTGCCGATGTTTGCTGGACGCGGTCCACCGTGCGCCGGGCGACTACCCGATGGGCCAGGAGGGCGATGTCCTGACGGTGGAATTCACCGTGATGGGCATCCCGTGCATCGGCTTGAACGGTGGCCCGATCTTTCCGCACAGCGAAGCCTTCTCGTTCCAGGTGGCGACCGACGACCAGGCCGAAACCGACCGACTGTGGGACGCGATCATCGGCAACGGCGGGCAGGCGAGCCAGTGCGGGAGGTGCAAGGACCGGTGGGGGGTGTCGTGGCAGATCACGCCGCGGGCCTTGATCGCCGCGATCAGTGACCCGGATCCGGCGGCGGCGCGGCGGGCGTTCGGGGCGATGATGGGGATGGGGATGGGGATGGGGAAGATTGATGTGGCGGCGATCGAGGCGGCGCGGTAG
- a CDS encoding S8 family serine peptidase produces MSKTDMPVATMDAGAAGQSMPSSQMSASQGLPQAIPTSTGTETAHGEMPVGVMDSGPTTAGGGQDVRVLVELRAAASTARAMADVAGALPGLAFDSTFDPVPMKASPTASGTRSPGSEADAPTEATIIVRGFVDPAQIEALKADPNVVAVWSDGRIEPFGAVLDVEPASVPDADADTERPLPPPTQLLEGMAVCPIGTCDCAPGTPKGTIGDVAAYLGVNAIWAAGKRGDGIVVGVVDGGIRGNGRPIKAAEAGRPTLGRVIGGFPAADWGTTAAAWSDHGMMCGTDVLGMAPNAQLYDLRISGAASNDATLSVALSAFQWAIDRHQADGTPHVLSNSWGMFQKSWAPDYTTNPNHPFTRKVIEAIDEGILVLFAAGNCGGTCPDGRCGPDSGPGKSIWGANGHPRVMTVGAVNKNEQFVGYSSQGPAALDPNKPDFCSVTHFTGFFTSDSGTSAATPIAAGVVALLKQTRPSLSQDQVKAVLKSTAKDIGPGGFDQHAGSGIIRAGAAFAAVNVPATWKGWESLGGFCTDGVGVSSWAPGRLDTFVVGNDRHLYHKWFNGSWSGWEDLGGNLYSNPAAVSWGPNRIDVFAIGGDHAMWHRWWDGTAWKGWESLGGFCTDGVGVSSWAPGRLDCFVVGNDRHLYHKWFNGAWSGWEDLGGNLYSNPTAVSWGPNRIDVFAIGGDHAMWHRWWDGAAWKGWESLGGFCTDGVGVSSWAPGRLDTFVVGNDRHLYHKWFSGSWSGWEDLGGNLYSNPAAVSWISNRIDVFAIGGDHAMWHRWYD; encoded by the coding sequence ATGAGCAAGACAGACATGCCGGTCGCCACGATGGACGCCGGAGCCGCTGGTCAATCCATGCCTTCGAGCCAGATGAGTGCGTCCCAAGGACTGCCTCAAGCGATCCCGACGTCGACCGGGACCGAGACCGCGCACGGCGAGATGCCGGTCGGCGTGATGGACTCCGGCCCGACCACGGCGGGCGGCGGGCAAGACGTTCGGGTGCTGGTGGAGTTGCGCGCCGCGGCATCGACCGCCCGCGCCATGGCCGATGTCGCCGGGGCGCTGCCGGGCCTGGCGTTCGATTCGACGTTCGACCCCGTGCCGATGAAGGCGTCGCCCACCGCCTCCGGCACGCGCAGCCCCGGCAGCGAAGCGGATGCGCCGACGGAGGCGACCATCATCGTGCGGGGCTTCGTCGATCCGGCGCAAATCGAGGCGCTGAAGGCCGATCCCAACGTGGTGGCCGTCTGGTCCGACGGCCGGATCGAGCCCTTCGGCGCTGTCCTCGACGTCGAGCCGGCGAGCGTCCCCGACGCCGACGCCGACACCGAGCGGCCGCTGCCACCGCCGACGCAACTGCTCGAAGGCATGGCCGTGTGCCCGATCGGGACCTGCGACTGCGCGCCCGGCACCCCCAAGGGCACGATCGGCGACGTGGCCGCGTACCTGGGCGTCAATGCCATCTGGGCTGCCGGCAAGCGTGGCGATGGCATCGTGGTGGGGGTGGTCGATGGGGGCATCCGCGGAAACGGGCGCCCGATCAAGGCGGCCGAAGCGGGCCGGCCGACGCTGGGCCGCGTGATCGGCGGGTTCCCCGCGGCCGACTGGGGCACCACGGCCGCCGCGTGGAGCGACCACGGGATGATGTGCGGCACCGACGTGCTGGGCATGGCGCCCAATGCGCAGCTCTACGACCTGCGCATCTCCGGCGCAGCCAGCAACGACGCCACGCTGTCGGTGGCGCTGTCCGCGTTCCAGTGGGCCATCGACCGGCACCAGGCCGACGGCACGCCACACGTGCTCTCGAACAGCTGGGGGATGTTCCAGAAGAGCTGGGCCCCCGACTACACGACGAACCCGAACCACCCGTTCACCCGCAAGGTCATCGAAGCCATCGACGAAGGCATCCTCGTGCTCTTTGCCGCCGGCAACTGCGGCGGCACCTGTCCCGACGGGCGCTGCGGTCCCGACAGCGGGCCGGGCAAGAGCATCTGGGGTGCGAACGGCCACCCGCGTGTCATGACCGTGGGGGCCGTGAACAAGAACGAGCAGTTCGTGGGCTACAGCAGCCAGGGCCCGGCGGCGCTCGACCCGAACAAGCCCGACTTCTGCTCGGTCACGCACTTCACGGGGTTCTTCACCAGCGACAGCGGGACCTCGGCCGCGACGCCGATCGCCGCGGGGGTGGTCGCGCTGCTGAAGCAGACCAGGCCGTCGCTGTCGCAGGACCAGGTGAAGGCGGTGCTGAAGTCCACCGCGAAGGACATCGGTCCGGGCGGCTTTGACCAGCACGCGGGCTCCGGGATCATCCGGGCCGGCGCCGCGTTTGCCGCAGTGAACGTGCCGGCCACGTGGAAGGGCTGGGAGAGCCTGGGCGGCTTCTGCACCGATGGGGTGGGCGTGTCGTCGTGGGCACCGGGCCGGCTGGACACCTTCGTCGTCGGCAACGACCGGCACCTGTACCACAAGTGGTTCAACGGCAGCTGGAGCGGCTGGGAGGATCTGGGCGGCAACCTCTACTCGAACCCGGCGGCGGTCTCGTGGGGTCCGAACCGCATCGATGTCTTCGCCATTGGCGGCGACCACGCGATGTGGCACCGCTGGTGGGACGGCACCGCCTGGAAGGGCTGGGAGAGCCTGGGCGGCTTCTGCACCGACGGGGTGGGCGTGTCGTCGTGGGCACCGGGCCGGCTGGACTGCTTCGTCGTCGGCAATGACCGGCACCTGTACCACAAGTGGTTCAACGGAGCCTGGAGCGGCTGGGAGGACCTCGGCGGCAATCTCTACTCGAACCCGACCGCGGTCTCGTGGGGTCCGAACCGCATCGACGTCTTCGCCATTGGCGGCGACCACGCGATGTGGCACCGCTGGTGGGACGGCGCCGCCTGGAAGGGCTGGGAGAGCCTGGGCGGCTTCTGCACCGACGGGGTGGGCGTGTCGTCGTGGGCGCCGGGCCGGCTGGACACCTTCGTCGTCGGCAACGACCGGCACCTGTACCACAAGTGGTTCAGCGGCAGCTGGAGCGGCTGGGAGGACCTCGGCGGCAACCTCTACTCGAACCCGGCCGCCGTCTCGTGGATCTCGAACCGCATCGATGTCTTCGCCATTGGCGGTGACCACGCGATGTGGCATCGGTGGTACGACTAG
- a CDS encoding siderophore-interacting protein — protein MASDHPASRVQRVRHELRRRDLTVLSVDTPTPGFRRITFTGAELAGFTSASFDDHVKLFLDAADGGEPVRRDYTPRQYDAAAGTLAIEFALHGDGPAAHWATQATPGQRATIGGPRGSFIIPTDFDWHLLAGDETALPAVARRLEELPAGTRAFAVLHVTDAADRRALPSAASVQVQWVDSGAALVEAVRALDLPGGEGFAWGAGEAGAMAALRRVLVDERGLDRQAVRVSAYWKQGATAHHEHIET, from the coding sequence ATGGCCTCTGACCATCCCGCCAGCCGCGTCCAGCGCGTGCGCCACGAACTGCGCCGCCGCGACCTGACCGTCCTGAGCGTCGACACGCCCACCCCCGGCTTCCGCCGCATCACCTTCACCGGCGCCGAACTCGCCGGCTTCACCAGCGCCTCGTTCGACGACCACGTCAAGCTCTTCCTCGACGCCGCGGACGGCGGCGAGCCGGTGCGCCGCGACTACACGCCCCGGCAATACGACGCGGCAGCCGGCACGCTGGCGATCGAGTTCGCGCTGCACGGCGACGGCCCGGCCGCCCACTGGGCCACGCAGGCCACGCCCGGCCAGCGCGCCACCATCGGCGGGCCGCGTGGCTCCTTCATCATCCCCACCGACTTCGACTGGCACCTGCTGGCCGGCGACGAGACCGCCCTGCCCGCGGTCGCCCGCCGGCTGGAGGAGTTGCCCGCCGGCACCCGCGCCTTCGCCGTGCTGCACGTGACAGATGCGGCCGACCGGCGCGCGCTGCCGAGCGCGGCCAGCGTGCAGGTGCAGTGGGTCGACAGCGGCGCCGCGCTGGTCGAGGCCGTGCGCGCACTGGACCTGCCCGGCGGCGAGGGCTTCGCCTGGGGTGCGGGCGAAGCGGGCGCGATGGCGGCGCTGCGGCGCGTGCTGGTCGACGAGCGGGGGCTGGACCGCCAGGCGGTGCGGGTCTCGGCCTACTGGAAGCAAGGCGCCACGGCGCACCACGAGCACATCGAAACTTGA